In the Nerophis ophidion isolate RoL-2023_Sa linkage group LG19, RoL_Noph_v1.0, whole genome shotgun sequence genome, one interval contains:
- the tmem169b gene encoding transmembrane protein 169, protein MASVEESQTEGEGSPQIISLRSEASANHDGDLGPSVRRKRRKKRAQRPESIIIYRSDVEREPEEDQGGDEGGVDRSLEEGDKFLCTPTHEGGGWSLPPDSRYVTLTGTITRGKKKGQVVDIHVTMTDKELRELAKSKERLDAECEAGDGSKRACRLGVCQGPHVVLWSISCAPVVFLLSFITSFYYGTLTWYNVFLVYNEERTFWHKITICPFLIIFYPVLIMPMALSLALYAAVAQVSWALSGWWQVVRDLEKGFCGWACAKMGLEDCSPYSIIELLDSDTISGTMQSKAPSEHAQTSSV, encoded by the exons ATGGCCAGTGTGGAGGAGTCTCAAACGGAAGGAGAAGGCAGCCCCCAGATCATCTCCCTCAGGTCGGAAGCGTCCGCCAACCACGATGGAGACTTGGGGCCGTCCGtgcggaggaagaggaggaagaagagagcGCAGCGTCCCGAGTCCATCATCATCTATCGCTCGGACGTGGAGCGGGAGCCCGAGGAGGACCAAGGGGGTGATGAGGGAGGAGTGGATAGAAGCTTGGAGGAAGGAGATAAGTTCCTCTGTACACCCACACACGAAG GTGGAGGCTGGAGCCTTCCCCCAGACAGCCGCTACGTGACGCTGACAGGCACCATCACGAGAGGCAAGAAGAAGGGTCAGGTGGTGGACATCCACGTCACCATGACTGACAAGGAGCTTCGAGAGCTGGCGAAGTCAAAAGAGCGGCTGGACGCCGAGTGCGAGGCCGGGGACGGCTCCAAGCGTGCCTGCAGGTTGGGCGTATGTCAGGGACCCCACGTTGTCCTGTGGAGCATCTCCTGCGCCCCCGTGGTCTTCCTCCTCTCCTTCATCACCTCCTTCTACTACGGCACCCTGACCTGGTACAATGTCTTCCTGGTCTACAACGAGGAGCGGACATTCTGGCACAAGATCACAATCTGCCCCTTCCTCATCATCTTCTACCCGGTGCTCATCATGCCCATGGCGTTGTCTCTGGCGCTCTACGCCGCTGTAGCTCAGGTGTCATGGGCCCTCAGCGGGTGGTGGCAGGTCGTGAGGGACCTGGAGAAGGGCTTCTGCGGCTGGGCCTGCGCTAAGATGGGTCTGGAGGACTGCTCCCCCTACAGCATCATAGAGCTTCTGGACTCCGACACCATCTCTGGTACCATGCAGAGCAAAGCCCCCAGTGAACACGCCCAGACGTCCTCAGTGTAA